From the genome of Neomonachus schauinslandi chromosome 1, ASM220157v2, whole genome shotgun sequence:
TTAATAACCATATGGTTAAAGCAGCCCCCCCACTCCTTTCGCATAATCCTTTTTGAATACTATATCTACCTGGAGCGAcatgttcatctattttatttccttttactgtCTAGCCTCCTCCCCAATTAAGTTTAACCTCCACAAGAACTGGGGCTCAGTCAACTTTGTTCACCACCTTCCCCCCTGCCCAGGATGCAGCCAGATACGCAGCAGGCACTCAGTACATAGGTTATGAAtcgatgaataaatgaatgaaaagaaagccGAGGCCAGGGAAATGGGGGATTTCGTCCCCTGGCAGCTTCTGTAAGAGTCATTCCCCAAAACCAAATCCCCGAGGGCGGCGCCACAGTCACCAGCCCGACCCCGCGGCGCCCACTCCCCTCCCCGCGCGAGGGAACTCCGCGGCCGCCGCTTCTCACCCGGTTTTCGCAGCCACGTGGGGAAAGGGTGGGGCTCGCGACTGTCACCGGCAGAACCACCTCTGGTCCCTTCCGGCCACCGTACGGGCGCAGGTGCGCTGGCGCCAACTCGCCTCGGCCTCCCTCAGCTCCACGGACCGCTCCCGGAGTGATCAAGAGTGACCGGGAGCGCAGGTAAAGCCGAGAGAGCCAACAGGTGTGCAGAGGCGGCGTCTTTGCCGCCTTTTTCTGGCCGCTTCCCGTTTCCGCCGCCTTCAATAAATTAATCTTTCGCCTCGGGAGCGTCTGCCCTGAGAAGCGAGCAACGCGCCTGCGCAAGAGGACTTGGCGGCGGCCGCCTGCGCCTGCGCACCAGGGCTCGGCGGCAGCTTGCGCCTGCGCGGCGCGGCGCTGCGGAGACCGTTGGCTCATTTGCATGGCCCCGCCtcgcgcggcggcggcggcggcggcggcggcggcggcggcggcggcggcgggtgAGGAGCCTGAGGCGACGGCGGGGGCGGCTCCGCGCGCGGTGGGTTCGGGGTGAGGCCTGGGCCCGGGCGTCGTCTGTGGGCGGGCCCCAGGTGGGAAGCTCGGGTTCCGCTCCGGGGGCCCCGGGTCCCCGCGATGACGCCGCGAGCTCGGCCCTCGGGCTGTGCGTCGGCCGCGTCCCCGCCTGGTCGGCCTGGGGGGCGGTCTTCGGCCTCCCAGGCCCGACGCCCCCTTGTCTTCGTTCTCGGAGGCGGGTAGGAGGCGGGCCACGCCCGAAAGGgtccattcgttcattcattccacCCGAGCTCGGAGCGGCTCCGTTCGTAGGGGGATTACTGCGGCCAACCGCTGTATTGGGCTCTTTACCATTTTTTACCTGGTTCAATCCCCACAGCAGCCCTCGCTATTAGCTGCCCGTTCTATGGATGGGGAAACGGAGGCGCAAAAAGGTTAGGTCACTCGATTTGATCCGGAGCCGGCTGACGGGGAGACCCTGCCCTTCGATAGCGGAGAACAAGGGGCGCCCCAGGAAAAGGgcttaagaatgagaaaaagggGTGATGGTTTTAAGAAATGGCTCGAAGGAAGGGCAGGTTTGGGTCTTGAGGTTGAAGGTTTCAAGATGGAAGGGATATTTTGGTTAAGGACGCAGCCACTGGGTTCCTCAGCGTTGCTTTCAGTCGTGTTCTAGTCAGTCTTCAGGGCTTTGTCCCCACTACCAGTGCCCTGTTTTCCAGGTTCCGGTCTGGGCTCTCTGACCTTGGGTGGGTCACTTAGCCTgagtctttctcttcttctgtgtaATGTCATTCATAACAGGACCCGCTTTTCACTGGGTTGTTAGAAGAAGTAAACGAGATTGTGAGAGTCCCTTTCCTACAAGAGGACCTGGTACAGAGCGAGCTCTGTCACTGGCCAGGGATTCCAACGCTCACTTGTTGAGAGGCTGTTCTCAGAGGGCAGGTCAGTTCTCAGAGCCTCTTTGCGAGTCTGtgaaataggaaaatagaaatgggaaaGATCGCATCTCTCCTGACCACCATTTGCGAGGGTTATGCTCCTCCCCTCCACGCTGTTACATTCAGTTGTGTGTGTTGCTTCATTGCAGTTCTCCAGTAAACCCCAACAGATAGGGATTCTGAGGAAATGGGCTCAGAGAAGCAATATAGATTGTCTAAGATCACAGTGCTTGCTGTGCTCCTTCTAACCAACGCACCTGTGAGCTCCGTGAGGGCAGAAGCCCCCTTAAAATAATCCGGCCTCCCTCTGAAGCACCATGTTGAATTATAGATTACTGTCTCATCACTTTGAGGATTAGGTGAAATTGAGCAGGCTGTGTGAGCGTTAGTTGTCGTTCttagtgtctttttttcccctctcactACAGGTCAGAGAAACATGGCAGCTAGGCGAATTGCACAGGAGACTTTTGATGCTGTATTGCAAGAAAAAGCTAACCGATATCACATGGACCCCAGTGGTGAGGCCGTAGGTGAAGCTCTTCAGTTTAAAGCTCAAGGTGAATTAAAGTGCTTGGTTTCTTTGGGGGGAGGGTAGCTATTGGGCATTCTTTTAGAGTAAGGGCTGGAGGATATCAATGCCTTGGGCAAACTATTCAACTCCTCAGATCCTACCTTCCTTATTTGTTAAGGAGAGATAAAGTTATCTCTTGGTCTTCCTGTCAAATCATTATGCAGAAGGGGATATTGTAATTATCTGAAGCTTCTCTGCCCCAGGCATCCTCCCCCACCTAAAGAAGGGTTCTTGAATCAATCTCCTGGCTCCATCCCCACCACCCCTTCCCAGATTGGAGCTCTTACTAGTTCTCGCCTGGATTATGGCAGTAATCTCCTGAACGATCTCTCAGCTTCTGGCTCCATTCCCCTCAAATAGGCCTCCCCGACAGATCTATTAATGCCACCCTTGCTGGGTCAAGGCCCTACTTGGACTTTTGAGGCTCCCCATTTCGGGGTTATATCCTCAGACAAGTGCAGGAGCAACCGGGTAATAATTAATAGTGATGTGTACAAGACGAGGGCATGGGAGGTTGCCAAGTGTAGGCCTTGCCTGAAAACATTCCCCTTGGAAAGTTTTGAAATGTCAGGCCAGCAGAATCAAAAATGGTGCACACACTGTTTGCAGGATGACAGGGAGGTCCCTCACCGTGCCACATAAGGCTCCCAGCCTTCATGTCCTGCCTTTGGGGCTCATGTTTCAGTGACACTGTGCTGCCTGTTTGTGCTTTGaatccctccccagcccagcccagcctagCCTGGTTAAGTCTCTCGGGCACTAAGACCCAGCTTGCACAtgccttcctccaggaagctcctgcAGGCTTTGAGGTTGATTTGATTGCTCTTCCAGGCCCCTGAGCACTCCCTTTTTTGAGGTGGGCCAGCCTCCTCCAGGCCTCCTTTgggcctctgctgctccctgcaCCAGCCCCTGAGCCAGTTTCCACTGAGGAAACTTCCTCAGTGTTGACTGAGTGAGTCTGAGTTCTTGGGGCAGGGATAACTTGTGTACTTTGGATGTGGAGAAACCAAAGCCTAGAAGCTGTCTTcagattctgaatttttaaaaatgcttgagTATTTTTACACAAAAACCTTCCCATTATAAGGGATTAGAAGAATTAAGAAGTAGTTAGGagtatggggcacctgagtggctcagtcagttaagcatctgccttcactcagctcagttcatgatcccagggtcctgggatcccacatcaggctctgctcagtggcgagcctgcttctgctgctccccctgcttgtgcgcacacacgtgcactctGTCTGgcaaataaatcaaaacaaaacagtagttAGGAGTATAATGTAAAAGTCTTTAGGTGCTTTCTTACCCCTCAGAGGTAACCATATCTGTGGTGTTTTGTGAATCCTTCAGTTCTTCTATGATATGTTTATGTAATCCTAAATACTTACGTattgatatatgtgtatacacacatttttgtgtatatgtttatgcatatatatatgtatatatacacatatatatctggAGATTTAaatcttggtttatttttatgtagagaCTCAAATGTCAATATGTATCTTAGTCTCCTCAAGAAAGATGGGGGGTAGGAGCTGTACTAGGAAACCAGCAGGATGCTAGATGGTTCTGGAACCACCATTTTGTCACAGAGCTAGGTCCATCGATTGGCCTTTCACTGTGTCTGTTCTAGTCTGTATTGCTTTACAAGGCATCTGAAAATCCCGTTGTGCAGACTCCATCCACCACTCTTCCTAATGCTACTGCCCTAACCGTGCCAGCAATAGCCATCAATACCTGGATTATCCCAGTGGACTTTTTGCTGGAACATCCATATCCACTCTTGTACCTGGTGGTCAATTCCCTGCACTAGCCTGTGAGGTCGCCCCTTTGCTCTGAACCCCTTCATGGCTTTCCATCTTGTTCAGAGTAAACTATAGAGTCCCATTGAGGGCCTGACTTGATCTGTTACCCCCATTCTGTTCACATCCTCTAGCATAGTGGTTCCTTAACTTTGTTGCTtgttagaatcatctggggaccctttaagattttatttatttatttatttatttatgagagagagagggagagcgcgcGCAAGCTAGAGAGCACGCTCGTGTgcatggggagggtcagagggggaaggggagggacaaACAGAATCCACagtgagcgtggagccagacgtGGAGTTCAGTCTCATGAACCTAAGATcatgaaccaaaatcaagagtctgacactcagccgactgagccacctagacagcCCCCTGGAGACCCTTTAAAAACCCTAATGCCCAGGCCACACCCCATCCCAATTAATTAAATCAGAATGCCTGGGGATCCCCAAGGACTCCAGTGTGCAGTAGAGTTTAGGAGCCACCTTCTTACCACTTTGCCACCGTTACTCTCTTCCATTCTGGCTACACTTGTTCCCTGCTAGTGTTACCTCAGGGCTTTGTCCtgatgctccctctgcctggaaggcttCCCCCATAACTGCGCAGTCTGGCCCCCGACACCAGGCCTCTCTGCACAAATACATTGTTGTCAGAGCAGCTTTCCTTGGCCAGCCTGTCTGAAAACGTCTCTCCCTCTTCATGGTCTTGCCTGCTTGATATTTCTTATTGGCACTTTTGTACATGTGAtggatttttgtttattgtttggcTCCCTGAACTGATAAATCCAGCGGAGTAGGGATTTTGTTGTCTCCTTTCCCTGCTATATAACTCCATTGCCTAGAGCAGTGCCCACACACAGTAGTTGCTCAGCAAGTActtgttgaacaaataaatttgGGTTTATATAAAGCTTTAGCTTCTTGTGGTCTCTTCGCCCATTACTACTCCCTGGcatctctctcccttttatttgACGTCTTGACTAGGTAATATTTTGATTCATAAGCTAGAAAGTTAGAAAGCTACTCTGCAAAGTCTCCCTGAGGCCTGCTGTTCCCATGTTCCTGGTTTTTACAGAGTTTCTTTATGTGTGAATAAGCAAATGCAAATTCAGgttcctatttttctcatttctattttctcatttctactaCTGTTCAGTTTTCACTGTGGCCTCTCTTGCTGCGGCTTGTTTAgcttctgtgttctctcttaCCTGTTTTAGTCTCTGTTTTTTCAGAGGATTGGTTGGCCCAGTGGACCTTTGCAGGGAGCCTGTCTGCCACCTTTGGGTCAGATGCTCAGCTGTGGTTGGCTGTGGTGGGTGTAGTGTCCGACATGGCTCCTGCCTCAGTGGCACTGTGACCTAACACTTTCTCCCCCGAGGGAGGGTGGGCAGGCAGCCTCCAGAGAAACTGTCTACTGTGTGCTAGAAGTAGAAATGTACAAGTGTTCCAGTTGTAGTGAAGAAGCCCAGGTTATTTGGGGACCAGACACCCTTTCCCGAGTCAAAAAGAGGGCTTATAAAACAGATGCCTGCAGAGCCAGGACAAGAAGGCCGAGTGAATTAGGAGCACCACTGCCCAGCCTCTGTGCACTGTCATCCAGGCACATGCAGGCCCAGTGCTTGTAGGTATTCTGTTTTTAGAATTTGTAAATCCAGATTTTTAAGTAAAGccacacacattttaaatgttagaaacaaacacagattttttaaatgcattctgGCAAATAAAGGACCCCTGCTGGCTGGTGGTGTGTGGACTGTCTTTTTGCAACCTCTGGTCTAAATTACCTTTTTGTTCCTCTTTGGATCATCTATTTCAGATCTTCTAAGGACAGTCCCAAGAGCCAGAGCAGATATGTATGATGACATTCCTAGTGACAGCAGATATACTCTGGCTGGATCTGTAGCCCACCCTCGAGACACTGGAAGAGAAAGCCTGAGAGGTGATGTATTTCCAGGACCTTCCTTCAGATCAAGCAATCCTTCTGTAAGTGAAGACAACTACTTTCGCAAAGAGTGTGGCCGGGATTTGGAATTTTCCCACCCTGATTCCCGAGACCAGGTTTTTGGCCACCGGAAATTGGGACATTTCCGTTCTCAGGACTGGAAATTTGCACTCCGTGGCTCTTGGGAACAAGACTTTGCCCACTCCGTTTCTCAAGAATCCCCTTGGTCACAGGAGTATAATTTTGGTCCTTCTGCACTACTGGGGGACTTTGGTTCCTCCAGGCTGATTGAGAAAGAGTGTTTGGAGAAAGAGAGTCGGGATTATGACGTGGACCGTCCAGGggaggcagactctgtgctcaggggcAGTGCCCAAGTCCAGGGCAGAGGCCGAGGTCTAAACATCGTTGACCAGGAAGGGGCCCTTTTAGGGAAGGGAGAGACTCAGGGCCTACTCCCAACTAAAGGGGGAGTCGGGAAACTTGTCACACTAAGAAGTGTGAGTACAAAGAAAGTACCCACTGTAAATCGTATTACTCCCAAAACTCAGGGCACCAACCAAATCCAGAAAACCACCTCAAGTCCTGATGTGACCCTGGGGACAAACCCAGGGACAGAAGATATCCAGTTTCCCACTCAGATCCCTTTGGGGCTCAATTTGAAGGATATTCGGCTCCCCAGAAGAAAGATGAGCTTTGACCTCATAGATAAGTCTGACGTTTTTTCAAGATTTGGGATAGAAATAATCAAATGGGCAGGATTCCATACCATAAAAGATGATGTTAAATTTTCCCAGCTTTTCCAGACTCTCTTTGAACTCGAAACCGAAACCTGTGCTAAAATGCTCGCTTCGTTCAAATGCTCCTTAAAACCAGAGCAcagagatttttgcttttttactatCAAATTTTTAAAGCACTCTGCTTTGAAAACACCCAGAGTTGATAACGAGTTTTTAAACATGCTTTTAGACAAAGGTGCTGTGAAGACCAAAAATTGCTTTTTTGAAATCATAAAGCCCTTTGACAAGTACATAATGAGGCTTCAAGACCGGCTCCTGAAGAGTGTAACACCCCTGCTCATGGCGTGCAATGCCTATGAGCTGAGTGTCAAGATGAAGACCCTCAGTAACCCCCTGGACTTGGCTATTGCCCTGGAGACCACCAATTCTCTCTGCCGGAAATCTTTAGCCCTTTTGGGACAGACTTTCTCCTTGGCGTCTTCTTTCCGGCAGGAGAAAATCTTAGAAGCCGTGGGCCTCCAAGATATAGCTCCTTCTCCTGCCGCATTTCCAAATTTCGAAGACTCTACTCTGTTTGGGAGAGAATACATCGATCACCTGAAGGCCTGGCTGGTCAGCAGTGGGTGTCCGCTCCAGGTCAAGAAAGCTGAACCTGAGCCAAcccaagaggaggagaaaatggTTCCTCCTACCAAACCGGAAATTCAGGCCAAGGCTCCGAGTGGTCTGAGTGATGGTAAGGAAAGCACTGAAAGTTCCTATTTATTGTGAttagtttgtttttcatgttttcttgtaatgtctcttattttctttgagatttttgcACAGAAGTTTTTTAGCCAACTGGAAACAGAGTTTTAGTAGAAAACTCATATTGGCCAGGGTGCATGTCTGCTATTCATTCTGAAAGCGTATATTAGGAATCTTCTGTCTACCACAGAAGTCCTTAGACATTTCTGGGTCACAGATTCCTTTGGGAATCTGATCAAAAGCTGTGGCCCTTGCCAGGAAAAATGCACACATATTTGTACACAATTCTGCCTGTGCTTTCTGGGGGGTTTGTACCATCCTGCAGCCAAGGTTAAGAAGCCCTTGTTACAgcatctccctccccccaccctaagGTATAAGTAGAGGGGAAAGTAAACACTGGGTACTGTCTCTGGAGAGTCCCCAGGCTCCTAAGCGACAGAAGTCTCAAAACCCAGCTCCTCCTGTGCCAGGTTTAGGGGGATGGAAGAGACCCTAGCCCAGGGGAGTTGGGGAGGCCATGTTTGAGCTGTGTTGAGGGACCAGCAGAGATTAGCCACGTCAGCCCAGGTAGTAGAAGCACCTTTCTACCCACTCACTTTTCTAGAACAGCTAAAAGTCGATAGATCAATTAGGTACATCTGGTAACCTGCAGTTAAGGAGTCAGCTTTGGGGAGGTTCCAGAAAGGCCAAGAAAGAGgtaatactaagaaaaaaaaaacaacaacagaggtATTATAAACATTTGGCTGTTTggtgtcctctctccctcttagCACCCAGACATCCTAGAGGTCATGTCCTAGCCCAGACATCCCAGAGGTCATGAGCATATGTGGTGCCCATGTGACTCACGATGAAGCACTTCCCTCCCCTTTACCTCAGGAGGAAGTCCCTTTCCCCAGAAGGCAGGTTTCAGCTTCCATTGCCCCAGCCAAGTGGGAAAGCCTTGTTTGTCCCTGAATCTCTTTACTCCTCTACACCCTTATGCAGCCCTGATTACATCAGGCACTGGGTAGGTCCCACCATGGATGGGCAGCCACAGCTACTCCTGGAGAGGGAGCCTTCAGAAGTGGGCTCAGGGCTGAAGCAggacccctcctccccacacccctcatAGTGGAGTGGAAAGTCAGTGTCATGATGATACTGAAGCACTTTGtttgaaggaggagaaaaacacCCATAACCTAAAGTTGCCCACcactattttctggttttgttgccATGCGGGTGCACCCATAGCACCAGTATTGCTGTGCTGAAAACACTACAGTCTATTCTTTTATAGGATCATCAAAGGCCTTTTTCTGTGTTTCAGCAGCATTTGCTGCATCATGATACTGACCTAATGTAAATTACCTCACCCTTCCCTTCATGTGGGACTGTGCTGCCTTTTACTAGAGGCCTCTGAGGCTGAGCAGAGCTGGGTTCCCTTGTAATTGACGTCTGCAAGCCTGGGCTGTCTGGACAGCAGGTAGAGGGCAGGAGCGCCCATGTCTCATGGGGTATGTCCCGCCAGTGCTCACATTACTGTCAGAAATGTGGAGATGACATCTTCAGTTGAATGTTTTGGTTAccactattgttattttttattttttagttcccCTCTATAGAATATGGTCAGGGGAAGAGGATTGTGGGGCCAAAGCTGGGACGCTTGCTTATGGTTACCTTCTCGAGAGATGGTTGCAGTGATCCACAAATTACGTTGTTTTTCAAAGCTTCCAACTCTGAACCTTTTATTCTTTGGTAGCATTCTGTAAAACCAGCAATTCTGTAGGATGAGAGCcgataacaaaaa
Proteins encoded in this window:
- the SUGP2 gene encoding SURP and G-patch domain-containing protein 2, with protein sequence MAPPRAAAAAAARNMAARRIAQETFDAVLQEKANRYHMDPSGEAVGEALQFKAQDLLRTVPRARADMYDDIPSDSRYTLAGSVAHPRDTGRESLRGDVFPGPSFRSSNPSVSEDNYFRKECGRDLEFSHPDSRDQVFGHRKLGHFRSQDWKFALRGSWEQDFAHSVSQESPWSQEYNFGPSALLGDFGSSRLIEKECLEKESRDYDVDRPGEADSVLRGSAQVQGRGRGLNIVDQEGALLGKGETQGLLPTKGGVGKLVTLRSVSTKKVPTVNRITPKTQGTNQIQKTTSSPDVTLGTNPGTEDIQFPTQIPLGLNLKDIRLPRRKMSFDLIDKSDVFSRFGIEIIKWAGFHTIKDDVKFSQLFQTLFELETETCAKMLASFKCSLKPEHRDFCFFTIKFLKHSALKTPRVDNEFLNMLLDKGAVKTKNCFFEIIKPFDKYIMRLQDRLLKSVTPLLMACNAYELSVKMKTLSNPLDLAIALETTNSLCRKSLALLGQTFSLASSFRQEKILEAVGLQDIAPSPAAFPNFEDSTLFGREYIDHLKAWLVSSGCPLQVKKAEPEPTQEEEKMVPPTKPEIQAKAPSGLSDAVPQRADHKVVDTIDQLVTRVVGGSLSPKERALLKEDPAYWFLSDDSSLEYKYYKLKLAEMQRMSHTLPGADQKPTAAECAVRAMLYARAIRSLKKRLLPGRRRGLLRTQGLRGWKVRRATTGTQTLLSSGTRLKHHGRQAPGSLQGKLSQPDGNETAKDCPPDPAGPSPGDPSPEASGPSPKPAGVGVSEAPQTSSPCPSADVDMKTMETAEKLARFVAQVGPEIEQFSIENSTDNPDLWFLHDQNSSAFKFYRKKVFELCPSICFTSSPLNLHAGESADSQESPLDPMEGEGEFEDEPPQHEAELESPEVMPEEDEEDEEDEEEDEEGGEEGSTPRGASRSAGGAAKSEGSEGSPPTDGLTSEAAEDGPAGAPALSQASSGACFPRKRVSSKSLKVGMIPAPKRLCLIQEPKVHEPVRIAYDRPRGRPVSKKKKPKDFDFAQQKLTDKNLGFQMLQKMGWKEGHGLGSCGKGIREPVSVGTASEGEGLGADGQEHKEDTFDVFRQRMMQMYRHKRANK